Proteins found in one Streptomyces sp. CB09001 genomic segment:
- a CDS encoding LCP family protein, with protein MTRSSVQGEDTDEGAADAPEREETVRGDGDNGVADTKGEPTDDTEDETERGTEGPRPRKRRGVLRWTAVVLAVVLAGTAGAGYLYYEHLNDNIKQDALNLGDGKVAAPTPNAAGQTPLNILVIGSDARDSEENQQLGGARETFGSTPLADVQMLVHLSADRSNMSVVSMPRDTLLEIPKCTDPDDGEVHPASEGRVMTNQSLGHGGPGCTVATWQELTGIHIDHFVMVDFAGVVSMADAVGGVPVCVDANIHSRDAGGHGSGLKLEKGTHPVKGEQALQWLRTRYGFEDGSDLARAKAQHMYLNSMVRVLRENATLSSPNKLRRLAEEATAALTVDPGLDSVKKLYDLSNELRTVKPERITMTTMPNRYVGARVEPTEDAEQLFRLVREDIALDGKDAKKKPDAEPELPADPAAPDGDIAVQVRNGTHSDELGTAPGRANTVTGLLVERGFTKAVADPSVLPSEDRTVIRYPSADLEGDARRVAKSLGIPASSVQRSTDVSGVTLVVGADWREDTAYRAPESDDRTPESAEALNGADDSACMHVNPAFTWS; from the coding sequence GTGACGCGGAGCAGTGTGCAGGGGGAGGACACGGACGAGGGCGCGGCAGACGCCCCCGAGCGTGAGGAGACCGTCCGGGGGGACGGCGACAACGGTGTCGCCGACACCAAGGGCGAACCCACGGACGACACCGAGGACGAAACCGAGCGCGGCACCGAAGGCCCCCGTCCGCGCAAACGCCGGGGGGTCCTGCGCTGGACCGCGGTGGTGCTCGCCGTGGTGCTGGCCGGCACGGCCGGAGCGGGTTACCTCTACTACGAGCACCTCAACGACAACATCAAGCAGGACGCCCTGAACCTGGGCGACGGCAAGGTCGCCGCGCCGACGCCGAACGCGGCCGGGCAGACCCCGCTGAACATCCTCGTCATCGGCTCGGACGCGCGGGACAGCGAGGAGAACCAGCAACTCGGCGGCGCCCGCGAGACGTTCGGCTCCACGCCGCTGGCGGACGTGCAGATGCTGGTGCACCTGTCCGCCGACCGCAGCAACATGTCGGTGGTCAGCATGCCGCGCGACACCCTGCTCGAGATACCGAAGTGCACCGACCCGGACGACGGCGAGGTCCACCCGGCGAGCGAGGGCCGGGTGATGACCAACCAGAGCCTCGGCCACGGCGGACCCGGCTGCACGGTGGCCACCTGGCAGGAGCTGACCGGCATCCACATCGACCACTTCGTGATGGTCGACTTCGCGGGCGTGGTCTCGATGGCCGACGCCGTCGGCGGCGTCCCGGTCTGCGTGGACGCCAACATCCACTCGCGCGACGCCGGGGGCCACGGCTCCGGTCTGAAGCTGGAGAAGGGCACGCACCCGGTCAAGGGCGAGCAGGCCCTGCAGTGGCTGCGCACCCGGTACGGCTTCGAGGACGGCAGCGACCTGGCGCGGGCCAAGGCCCAGCACATGTACCTGAACTCGATGGTCCGGGTGCTGCGCGAGAACGCGACCCTCAGCAGCCCGAACAAGCTGCGCAGGCTCGCCGAGGAGGCCACCGCAGCGCTCACCGTCGACCCCGGCCTGGACTCGGTCAAGAAGCTGTACGACCTCAGCAACGAGCTGCGCACGGTGAAGCCCGAGCGCATCACCATGACCACGATGCCCAACCGGTACGTGGGCGCCCGCGTCGAGCCGACCGAGGACGCGGAGCAGTTGTTCCGGCTGGTGCGCGAGGACATCGCGCTGGACGGCAAGGACGCGAAGAAGAAGCCCGACGCGGAGCCGGAGCTCCCGGCCGACCCGGCCGCACCCGACGGCGACATCGCGGTACAGGTCCGCAACGGCACTCACAGCGACGAACTGGGCACCGCCCCCGGACGCGCGAACACGGTCACCGGGCTGCTGGTGGAGCGGGGCTTCACGAAGGCGGTCGCGGACCCGTCGGTGCTGCCGAGCGAGGACCGTACGGTGATCCGCTACCCGAGCGCCGACCTGGAGGGCGACGCCCGCCGCGTCGCCAAGTCCCTCGGGATCCCGGCGAGTTCGGTGCAGCGGTCGACGGACGTCTCCGGCGTCACGCTCGTCGTGGGCGCCGACTGGCGCGAGGACACGGCCTACCGGGCGCCCGAGAGCGACGACCGCACCCCCGAGTCGGCCGAGGCCCTCAACGGCGCGGACGACAGCGCCTGCATGCACGTGAACCCGGCGTTCACCTGGTCCTGA
- a CDS encoding LCP family protein — MDAQGRGRADDVDPADQWVLNPRTGEYELRLSPSAPESSVPGPRAEGPRTAGRRTTAPGREVPPQRRRRPEPEAPVPGRRGRRPEKKKSRGKRVLLWTGGSMAFVVLVAGVGGYVYLKHLEGNVSTTDVGTAGSSSFKKDEAFNILIIGTDKRTGEGNEGYGDKGSAGHADTNILLHVAKDRSNATALSIPRDLIVDIPDCETTQEDGTKKVVPGTSDVRFNQSLGDFGRDAGCTMRTVAETTGIKPDHFMMADFNAVKTLTTAVDGVDVCVEHAVDDPKSHLELPAGESKVEGEQALAFVRTRHAFGNEGDLDRIKVQQQFLGSLMRKMASGDTLTSPTKLVKLAEAATKALTVDSAIGKVGTLKDIALELKKVPTKNITFTTVPVIDNPAEKVKATVVVNEAKGPQVFDMIKNDISFTEVEQKKKKEKAEVAARLKGEKSEPGEVRVRVMNGGAPTGSAQQELAYLQTQAGVSKSENAGNAPADIAKTTLEYAPDQADQARALAEILGLSGAAMKPGESVTNSQGLPTMTLTLGKDFKGAGVKLDGSVKKPDLDTESTADQKLCAS; from the coding sequence GTGGACGCGCAAGGACGTGGGCGGGCAGACGACGTCGATCCCGCAGACCAGTGGGTGCTGAATCCGCGGACCGGTGAGTACGAACTGCGACTGTCCCCCTCCGCACCGGAGTCGTCCGTGCCGGGGCCCCGCGCGGAAGGCCCCCGTACGGCGGGGCGCCGTACGACCGCTCCGGGCCGTGAGGTGCCGCCCCAGCGGCGGCGGCGTCCGGAGCCCGAGGCGCCGGTGCCCGGGCGGCGCGGACGTCGGCCGGAGAAGAAGAAGTCCAGGGGCAAGCGGGTCCTGCTGTGGACCGGCGGCAGCATGGCCTTCGTCGTCCTGGTGGCCGGTGTGGGCGGCTACGTCTACCTCAAGCACCTTGAAGGCAACGTCTCGACGACGGACGTCGGCACCGCCGGAAGCAGCAGCTTCAAGAAGGACGAGGCCTTCAACATCCTCATCATCGGCACCGACAAGCGCACCGGTGAGGGCAACGAGGGCTACGGCGACAAGGGCAGCGCCGGGCACGCGGACACCAACATCCTGCTGCACGTCGCCAAGGACCGCTCCAACGCCACCGCGCTCAGCATCCCCCGCGACCTGATCGTCGACATCCCCGACTGCGAGACGACGCAGGAGGACGGGACGAAGAAGGTCGTCCCCGGTACCTCCGACGTCCGCTTCAACCAGAGCCTCGGCGACTTCGGCCGGGACGCGGGCTGCACGATGCGCACGGTGGCGGAGACGACCGGCATCAAGCCGGACCACTTCATGATGGCCGACTTCAACGCGGTCAAGACGCTCACCACGGCGGTCGACGGGGTCGACGTGTGCGTGGAGCACGCCGTGGACGACCCGAAGTCCCATCTCGAGCTGCCCGCGGGCGAGTCCAAGGTCGAGGGCGAGCAGGCACTGGCCTTCGTCCGCACCCGGCACGCCTTCGGCAACGAGGGCGACCTGGACCGCATCAAGGTGCAGCAGCAGTTCCTGGGCTCGCTGATGCGCAAGATGGCCTCCGGCGACACCCTCACCAGCCCCACCAAGCTGGTGAAACTCGCCGAGGCCGCGACCAAGGCCCTCACCGTGGACAGCGCCATCGGCAAGGTGGGCACGCTCAAGGACATCGCCCTGGAGCTGAAGAAGGTGCCGACGAAGAACATCACGTTCACCACGGTGCCGGTGATCGACAACCCGGCCGAGAAGGTCAAGGCGACGGTGGTCGTGAACGAGGCCAAGGGCCCCCAGGTCTTCGACATGATCAAGAACGACATCTCCTTCACCGAGGTCGAGCAGAAGAAAAAGAAGGAGAAGGCCGAGGTCGCCGCCCGGCTCAAGGGCGAGAAGTCCGAGCCCGGCGAGGTCCGCGTCCGCGTCATGAACGGCGGCGCCCCCACCGGCAGCGCCCAGCAGGAACTGGCCTACCTGCAGACCCAGGCCGGGGTCTCCAAGTCGGAGAACGCGGGCAACGCCCCCGCCGACATCGCGAAGACCACCCTGGAGTACGCCCCCGACCAGGCCGACCAGGCCCGCGCCCTCGCCGAGATCCTCGGCCTGTCCGGCGCCGCCATGAAGCCCGGCGAGAGCGTCACCAACTCCCAGGGCCTGCCCACCATGACCCTCACCCTCGGCAAGGACTTCAAGGGCGCGGGCGTCAAGCTCGACGGCTCCGTCAAGAAGCCGGACCTGGACACCGAGTCCACGGCCGACCAGAAGCTGTGCGCCAGTTGA
- a CDS encoding LCP family protein: protein MNDWPEGWSGDNRGSGYGRGSASARPESARVMRQVRRGATPPPGPGPAAPPYGAGVPQQPSYTDGQGHGGDGYDSGYNTGQVYGGGGGQGPGRQAQGRPAPNWRRRIKWTAITVVTVLVVTTVGTYFWADSKLNRDVDLSKVIERPGAGEGTNYLIVGSDSREGMSKDEMKDLHTGYAEGKRTDSMMILHTGDNGSTLISLPRDSDVEIPSFVGSESGKKYPGTGRHTKLNAAYAEDGPELLVRTVEHNTGLRLDHYVEIGFGGFANIVDAVGGVEIDIPQDIKDKKSGADLKKGKQTLDGQEALAFVRTRYALAGSDLDRTKNQQKFLSALASQVATPSTVLNPFKLYPTMGAGLDSLIVDKDMGLFDLASMFWAMKSVSGGEGISMNMPISGSVGGNLKWDDAKVKKLVEELKNDEKVTVSGN from the coding sequence ATGAATGATTGGCCCGAGGGATGGTCCGGTGACAACCGCGGCAGCGGCTACGGGCGCGGCAGCGCGAGCGCACGGCCGGAGAGCGCACGCGTGATGCGTCAGGTCCGCCGCGGCGCGACGCCGCCGCCCGGCCCGGGCCCGGCGGCCCCGCCGTACGGCGCCGGGGTGCCCCAGCAGCCGTCGTACACCGACGGTCAGGGACACGGCGGCGACGGCTACGACAGCGGCTACAACACCGGCCAGGTCTACGGCGGCGGCGGTGGCCAGGGGCCCGGCCGCCAGGCACAGGGCCGGCCCGCGCCGAACTGGCGCCGCCGGATCAAGTGGACCGCCATCACGGTGGTGACCGTGCTGGTCGTCACCACCGTCGGCACCTACTTCTGGGCCGACTCCAAGCTCAACCGCGACGTCGACCTGTCCAAGGTCATCGAGCGGCCCGGGGCCGGCGAGGGCACGAACTACCTCATCGTCGGGTCCGACAGCCGCGAGGGCATGTCCAAGGACGAGATGAAGGACCTGCACACCGGCTACGCCGAGGGCAAGCGCACCGACTCGATGATGATCCTGCACACCGGGGACAACGGGTCGACGCTGATCTCCCTGCCCCGCGACTCGGACGTGGAGATCCCGAGCTTCGTCGGCTCCGAGTCCGGCAAGAAGTACCCGGGCACGGGCCGGCACACCAAGCTGAACGCCGCCTACGCCGAGGACGGCCCCGAGCTGCTGGTGCGCACCGTCGAGCACAACACCGGGCTGCGCCTGGACCACTACGTGGAGATCGGCTTCGGCGGCTTCGCGAACATCGTGGACGCGGTCGGCGGTGTCGAGATCGACATCCCGCAGGACATCAAGGACAAGAAGTCCGGCGCCGACCTCAAGAAGGGCAAGCAGACCCTGGACGGCCAGGAGGCCCTCGCCTTCGTCCGCACCCGGTACGCGCTGGCCGGCTCCGACCTGGACCGCACCAAGAACCAGCAGAAGTTCCTGTCGGCGCTGGCGAGCCAGGTGGCCACCCCGTCGACGGTCCTCAACCCGTTCAAGCTCTACCCCACGATGGGCGCCGGCCTGGACTCCCTGATCGTCGACAAGGACATGGGCCTGTTCGACCTGGCGAGCATGTTCTGGGCGATGAAGAGCGTCAGCGGCGGCGAGGGCATCTCGATGAACATGCCGATCTCGGGCAGCGTCGGCGGCAACCTCAAGTGGGACGACGCGAAGGTGAAGAAGCTCGTCGAGGAGCTGAAGAACGACGAGAAGGTCACCGTCTCCGGCAACTGA
- a CDS encoding LCP family protein, with the protein MRTVTALSVVVLASAGIGHAVLSSLDSDISRFDAFKDMKNRPRAGDGMNVLMVGTDGRDEITEEERRKYRLGGAPCHCTDTIMIVHISEDRERASVVSLPRDSYAETPGHTDRTTGEHHKGHPLKLNAAYAEGGPQLTIRTVENMTRVKIDHYLEVDFTSFMKTVDVLGGVKICTVQPLKDSYTGLDLPAGSHTLMGGQALQYVRARHLDGASDLSRMKRQQRFLAALIDRATSSGILLNPLKFRDVTRAVLGSVRADQGFGTDELLTLGRAMRNFSPSSSEFTTVPIGQMGYAVKGVGSTLKWDPAKSERLFDALREDKPLAAPKPQPKGPAPVRVPVDPKQIRVQVENGTRTSGLGKRVDDALAATGFRTTKAPRNAGDRTVERTVVAYDPRWDQSAKSLAAALPGSELKPVKGQGATLKVIAGADFGKVAKVRPADPPQESGTVVRGDEVVCGKE; encoded by the coding sequence ATGCGGACGGTGACCGCGCTGTCGGTGGTGGTGCTCGCCTCCGCCGGGATCGGGCACGCGGTGCTCTCGAGTCTGGACTCGGACATCTCGCGGTTCGACGCGTTCAAGGACATGAAGAACCGGCCGCGGGCGGGCGACGGCATGAACGTGCTGATGGTCGGCACCGACGGCCGGGACGAGATCACCGAGGAGGAGCGGCGCAAGTACCGGCTGGGCGGCGCCCCCTGCCACTGCACCGACACGATCATGATCGTGCACATCTCGGAGGACCGGGAGCGCGCGAGCGTGGTCAGCCTGCCGCGCGACTCGTACGCCGAGACGCCCGGCCACACCGACCGCACCACCGGCGAGCACCACAAGGGGCATCCGCTCAAGCTGAACGCGGCCTATGCCGAGGGCGGCCCGCAGCTGACCATCCGCACCGTGGAGAACATGACCCGGGTGAAGATCGACCACTATCTGGAGGTCGACTTCACCAGCTTCATGAAGACCGTGGACGTCCTCGGCGGGGTCAAGATCTGCACGGTCCAGCCGCTCAAGGACAGCTACACGGGGCTCGATCTGCCGGCCGGCTCGCACACCCTGATGGGCGGGCAGGCGCTGCAGTACGTGCGAGCCCGCCACCTCGACGGCGCCTCGGACCTGAGCCGGATGAAGCGTCAGCAGCGCTTCCTGGCCGCCCTGATCGACCGGGCGACCTCCTCGGGGATCCTGCTGAACCCGCTGAAGTTCCGCGACGTCACCCGGGCCGTCCTCGGCTCGGTCCGGGCCGACCAGGGCTTCGGCACCGACGAGCTGCTGACGCTCGGGCGGGCGATGCGGAACTTCTCGCCGTCGTCCTCCGAGTTCACCACCGTGCCGATCGGGCAGATGGGCTACGCCGTCAAGGGCGTCGGTTCGACGCTGAAGTGGGACCCGGCCAAGTCGGAACGGCTCTTCGACGCCCTGCGCGAGGACAAGCCGCTGGCCGCGCCGAAACCGCAGCCGAAGGGACCGGCGCCGGTGCGGGTCCCGGTGGACCCGAAGCAGATCCGCGTCCAGGTGGAGAACGGCACCCGCACCTCCGGGCTGGGCAAGCGGGTGGACGACGCGCTGGCGGCGACCGGGTTCCGCACCACCAAGGCACCGCGGAACGCCGGGGACCGGACGGTCGAGCGGACCGTCGTCGCCTACGACCCGCGCTGGGACCAGTCGGCGAAGTCACTGGCCGCCGCGCTGCCGGGCAGCGAGCTGAAGCCGGTCAAGGGGCAGGGCGCCACGCTGAAGGTGATCGCGGGCGCCGACTTCGGGAAGGTGGCGAAGGTGCGGCCGGCCGACCCGCCGCAGGAGTCCGGCACGGTGGTGCGGGGCGACGAGGTGGTCTGCGGCAAGGAGTGA